A portion of the Eubacterium maltosivorans genome contains these proteins:
- a CDS encoding 4-hydroxyphenylacetate 3-hydroxylase family protein: MKTAREYIDSLRDRDIKVYIKGELIDSDKVIDHPFIKGHVNAASMTYALAGSEKYEDLMTTTSHLTGKKINRFTHIHQSASDLVKKVKMLRMISQKTGTCYQRCVGFDAMNATYSVTYDMDKALGTEYHERFKRFLLYVQENDLMIAGAMTDPKGDRSLRPSQQADPDLFVHVVEKNEDGIVIRGAKAHMTGMVNSHEMLIMPTMGMREDDADYAVCCALPVDAPGVIHIFGRQTNDDRKMEGEIDQGNAKFGIVGGECLTVLNDVFVPWERVFMCGETPYSGLLVERFACYHRQNYGGCKGGVSDVVVGAAALMADYSGYGKAGHVKEKINEMIHLTETLYACSLACSCEGKPTESGAYFVDPLLANVGKHNVTQLIYDIDRLAQDIGGGIIATMPSESDLRNPEIGKYVDKYLKGVADVPTEDRMRIGRLIENMTGGTALVESMHGAGSPQAQKVMYSKLSNLEKKKEFAAHLAGIHSDKSEEE; the protein is encoded by the coding sequence ATGAAAACAGCACGCGAATATATTGACAGCCTGCGCGATCGGGATATCAAAGTTTATATAAAGGGAGAGCTCATCGACAGCGATAAGGTCATCGACCATCCATTTATTAAAGGCCATGTCAATGCAGCTTCCATGACCTACGCTTTGGCAGGCAGTGAGAAATATGAAGACCTGATGACCACCACTTCCCATTTGACGGGAAAGAAGATCAACCGGTTTACGCATATCCATCAAAGCGCCAGCGATCTGGTAAAAAAAGTTAAGATGCTCCGTATGATCTCCCAGAAAACTGGCACCTGCTACCAGCGCTGTGTGGGCTTTGACGCCATGAACGCGACCTATTCCGTTACCTATGATATGGATAAGGCGCTGGGGACAGAATACCATGAACGCTTTAAAAGGTTTCTGTTGTATGTGCAGGAAAATGACCTGATGATTGCCGGAGCCATGACAGATCCAAAGGGTGACCGCAGCCTGCGCCCAAGCCAGCAGGCAGACCCAGACTTGTTTGTCCATGTTGTGGAGAAAAACGAAGATGGCATTGTCATCCGGGGCGCGAAGGCGCATATGACCGGGATGGTCAATTCTCATGAGATGCTGATTATGCCCACCATGGGAATGAGGGAAGACGACGCAGACTATGCTGTCTGCTGCGCGCTGCCGGTAGACGCTCCGGGAGTGATCCATATCTTTGGCCGTCAGACAAATGATGACCGGAAAATGGAAGGTGAGATTGACCAGGGCAACGCAAAATTCGGTATTGTCGGCGGCGAATGCCTGACGGTTCTCAATGATGTTTTTGTCCCGTGGGAGCGTGTGTTCATGTGCGGCGAAACACCTTATTCTGGGCTTTTGGTCGAACGTTTTGCCTGCTACCACAGACAGAATTACGGCGGCTGTAAGGGCGGTGTTTCCGATGTTGTGGTCGGCGCGGCTGCGCTTATGGCAGACTACAGCGGCTATGGAAAGGCGGGCCATGTTAAGGAAAAGATCAACGAGATGATTCACCTGACCGAAACCCTCTATGCCTGCTCCCTTGCGTGCTCCTGCGAAGGAAAGCCCACGGAATCCGGAGCCTATTTTGTAGACCCGCTGCTGGCCAATGTCGGTAAACACAATGTGACACAATTGATTTACGACATCGACCGTTTGGCACAGGATATTGGCGGTGGTATAATTGCTACAATGCCATCGGAATCTGATTTGCGGAATCCGGAAATCGGCAAATATGTGGATAAATACCTGAAAGGCGTGGCGGATGTGCCGACCGAGGACCGGATGCGCATCGGCCGCCTGATCGAAAATATGACCGGCGGTACGGCACTGGTGGAAAGCATGCATGGCGCGGGGTCACCCCAGGCTCAGAAGGTCATGTACTCCAAGCTTTCCAATCTGGAGAAAAAGAAGGAGTTCGCAGCGCACCTGGCAGGAATCCACTCTGATAAAAGTGAGGAAGAATAA
- a CDS encoding Glu/Leu/Phe/Val family dehydrogenase encodes MNNQKSEYNPYDNFLEVVDTAAGKLGLDKNEYITITYPERELQVAVPVHMDDGSIRVFKGYRVQHSSGRGPSKGGIRFHPNVNIDEVKALAAWMTFKCAVVNIPYGGAKGGVEVDPSELSRGEMERLTRRYTAAILPLIGPERDIPAPDVNTNAEVMGWIMDTYSMFKGYSVPGVVTGKPIDIGGSLGRNEATGRGVSIVAMEAFKYLGIDSPSLHIAVQGMGNVGGTTARLLSEAGYKIVGVSDVSGGYYKADGLDIRDLEAYIANSSTHSLEGYSAEGVEKIDNDGLLCCDCDVLIPCALENQITADNADRIQAKLIVEGANGPTSVEADEILTKRNIAVIPDILANAGGVVVSYFEWVQNTQNLTWDEDNVNSTLRKIMIDSFGDVQNIHDTDGVTFRVAAYILGLKRLSMATRIRGIFP; translated from the coding sequence TTGAACAATCAAAAATCAGAATACAATCCTTATGATAACTTTTTGGAAGTTGTAGACACAGCCGCAGGTAAGCTGGGTTTAGACAAAAATGAATACATCACAATCACTTATCCTGAAAGAGAACTGCAGGTAGCGGTTCCCGTACATATGGACGATGGCTCCATTCGCGTGTTCAAGGGCTACCGTGTGCAGCATTCCAGCGGCCGCGGCCCAAGCAAGGGCGGTATCCGCTTTCATCCCAATGTCAATATCGACGAGGTAAAGGCCCTGGCAGCGTGGATGACCTTTAAATGCGCGGTTGTCAACATTCCATACGGCGGCGCCAAGGGTGGGGTTGAGGTCGATCCTTCGGAATTATCCAGAGGAGAAATGGAACGCCTGACAAGACGCTATACCGCGGCAATCTTACCGCTTATCGGGCCAGAACGCGATATTCCCGCGCCGGATGTGAACACAAACGCAGAGGTAATGGGCTGGATCATGGATACCTACAGTATGTTCAAAGGCTATTCTGTTCCTGGCGTGGTCACAGGAAAGCCCATTGATATCGGCGGGTCCCTTGGAAGAAATGAAGCAACCGGCCGCGGCGTCAGCATTGTGGCCATGGAAGCCTTTAAATACCTGGGCATCGACTCGCCATCTCTGCACATTGCCGTACAGGGTATGGGGAATGTTGGCGGCACCACTGCGCGCCTGCTGTCCGAAGCCGGCTATAAGATCGTTGGTGTCAGCGATGTCTCTGGCGGATACTATAAGGCAGACGGACTGGATATCCGTGACCTCGAAGCCTATATCGCAAACAGCAGCACCCACTCTCTGGAAGGGTACAGCGCTGAGGGCGTCGAAAAAATTGATAACGACGGCCTGTTGTGCTGCGACTGTGATGTGCTGATTCCCTGCGCGCTTGAAAACCAGATTACCGCGGATAACGCAGACCGTATTCAGGCAAAATTAATCGTTGAGGGCGCTAACGGCCCGACAAGTGTAGAAGCCGATGAAATTCTTACAAAGAGAAATATAGCCGTTATCCCGGATATTCTCGCAAACGCCGGTGGCGTTGTCGTATCTTACTTTGAATGGGTTCAGAACACTCAGAATCTGACCTGGGATGAAGACAATGTCAACAGCACACTGCGCAAAATAATGATTGACAGCTTTGGTGATGTTCAGAATATCCATGATACCGATGGCGTGACATTCCGTGTGGCCGCTTATATTCTTGGGCTTAAGCGCCTGAGCATGGCGACAAGAATCCGCGGTATCTTCCCATGA
- a CDS encoding cobalamin-dependent protein (Presence of a B(12) (cobalamin)-binding domain implies dependence on cobalamin itself, in one of its several forms, or in some unusual lineages, dependence on a cobalamin-like analog.), whose protein sequence is MEIKMKKRFEYKNLPDMKSILDEVGKVAADTVIGKTLFMEEKGVASEAEYKRKMAEEGHIMKHSHIGWNSWDATAKGVEEVYNTLQKRGSYVDRFGFCLDWVMGVPAEYRDKLPIGTGLTFKDPDEWQKLGQIVPVQPHLGDHMIASCNSFENTRYALAAGVTTIGNVSHYYTYEYPGVDIEEQRVIDMLKAIVLMGKFKDQGTIIHSNVDDGFGSQFHDLANLVGWCIMERYIVEELLGGRMCHCFGNLFSDPVLRMTFNQAMWEINTYKTPGSMIYGNTIDFGFDYDRNFGALSSFVMADSMGQSKCPTGHAVTPIPVTEAARVPSIEEIVQAHMTVDMMIEKGRYYSPYINWTEINAEKDLLVACGRIFFERIMNGLDDLDVDITHAGEILGALKSIGSEQLEEVFGVGKADKLAMRGRVPVRPTNIVMTINERQREISEQIQNLEGALQDVNVIIGSTDGHEFGKEIVKSILLQAGANVFDLGKSVPVQDILDTMIESESRFVVMSSFNGIALSFAREMLEGLEKSGMDAHLIMGGLLNENKDGSDLAVDVSDDLRALGVSCDNNAEGLVDTIRAFL, encoded by the coding sequence ATGGAAATTAAAATGAAAAAACGATTTGAATATAAGAATTTGCCGGACATGAAGAGTATTTTGGACGAAGTGGGCAAAGTGGCCGCAGATACCGTCATTGGGAAAACCTTGTTCATGGAAGAAAAAGGGGTAGCGTCTGAAGCTGAGTATAAGCGTAAGATGGCGGAAGAGGGCCATATCATGAAGCACAGCCACATTGGCTGGAACTCATGGGACGCCACCGCAAAAGGCGTGGAAGAAGTTTACAATACTCTTCAGAAGCGCGGCAGCTATGTCGATCGTTTTGGATTTTGTCTGGACTGGGTTATGGGTGTGCCGGCAGAATACCGTGATAAGCTGCCCATAGGGACAGGGCTGACGTTCAAAGACCCTGATGAATGGCAGAAGCTTGGCCAGATTGTTCCTGTTCAGCCCCATCTGGGCGATCATATGATTGCCTCGTGCAATTCCTTTGAAAACACACGTTACGCACTGGCAGCCGGTGTAACAACAATTGGAAACGTTTCGCACTACTATACCTATGAGTATCCCGGGGTAGATATTGAGGAACAGCGTGTCATTGATATGCTTAAAGCCATTGTTTTGATGGGAAAATTTAAAGACCAGGGAACCATTATCCATTCAAATGTTGACGATGGCTTTGGTTCTCAGTTCCATGACCTGGCCAACCTTGTGGGCTGGTGCATCATGGAAAGATATATCGTAGAGGAATTGCTGGGCGGCCGAATGTGCCATTGCTTCGGCAACCTTTTCAGTGATCCTGTATTACGGATGACCTTTAATCAGGCGATGTGGGAAATCAATACCTACAAGACTCCAGGGTCCATGATCTATGGCAATACCATTGACTTTGGCTTTGACTATGACCGCAACTTTGGCGCTTTGTCCTCCTTTGTCATGGCAGACAGCATGGGACAGTCAAAGTGTCCGACCGGCCACGCAGTAACGCCGATTCCTGTGACAGAGGCGGCTCGTGTTCCGTCGATCGAAGAGATTGTGCAGGCGCATATGACGGTGGACATGATGATTGAAAAAGGACGCTATTACTCGCCGTATATCAACTGGACAGAGATAAACGCCGAGAAGGACCTGCTGGTGGCGTGCGGCAGAATCTTTTTTGAGCGGATTATGAATGGACTTGATGATCTGGATGTGGATATTACCCATGCAGGAGAGATCCTGGGAGCTTTAAAATCCATTGGTTCAGAGCAGCTCGAAGAAGTTTTTGGCGTTGGAAAAGCAGATAAGCTGGCAATGCGCGGCCGCGTCCCGGTGCGCCCGACCAACATCGTCATGACCATCAATGAACGCCAGCGTGAGATCAGCGAGCAGATCCAGAATCTGGAAGGCGCTCTCCAGGATGTTAACGTGATTATCGGCTCAACAGACGGACATGAGTTCGGAAAAGAAATTGTAAAAAGTATTCTGCTTCAGGCCGGCGCAAATGTGTTTGACCTGGGTAAAAGTGTCCCGGTGCAGGATATCCTGGATACGATGATTGAAAGTGAAAGCCGTTTTGTTGTAATGAGCAGTTTTAACGGCATCGCGCTCAGCTTTGCAAGAGAAATGCTGGAAGGACTTGAAAAGAGCGGCATGGACGCGCACCTGATCATGGGTGGGCTTCTCAATGAAAATAAAGATGGCAGCGATCTGGCTGTGGACGTCAGCGATGATCTGCGCGCTCTCGGCGTGTCCTGCGATAATAACGCTGAAGGACTGGTCGATACGATTCGGGCTTTTTTGTAA
- a CDS encoding pyridoxal phosphate-dependent aminotransferase: MSNEINTYFSQVANEYPASGIRKMFEIAAQYDPKEIVNLTVGEPNFDTPQNVKDAAKKAIDDGFTHYNPNAGMPALREAVAESYAHYNCGYQADNVIITVGALEALTLGLLTIVNPGDEVLVPDPCFPNYLGQIMITKAKPVTVPVYEENDYKIQAEDIEKAITPKTKAIILNSPSNPLGSILEEEDVRAIARVVEKYNLYVFSDEVYDKIIYDGHKHFSMAQIPELTDQVMVMNSFSKAYAMTGWRIGYLLADSALTKRMAQIQEGMVSCVSTFTQVAAIEALKGPQTAVQQMIADYTRRREILIDGLNAIPGFSVKKSPGSFYAFANIKAFGKTSQAFAEDLVREAKVITVPGSAFGSMGEGYMRFVFANSDENLKEALQRIDAYVKKNY, encoded by the coding sequence ATGAGCAACGAGATCAATACTTATTTTTCGCAGGTAGCGAATGAATACCCGGCTTCGGGAATCCGGAAAATGTTTGAGATAGCAGCACAGTATGACCCAAAGGAAATTGTGAATTTAACCGTTGGTGAGCCGAATTTTGATACGCCGCAGAATGTAAAGGACGCGGCAAAGAAAGCCATCGACGATGGATTTACCCACTACAACCCAAATGCGGGAATGCCAGCGCTGCGTGAGGCTGTAGCCGAAAGCTATGCCCATTACAACTGCGGTTATCAGGCAGATAATGTCATTATTACAGTCGGCGCTTTAGAGGCGCTGACCCTGGGCCTTTTAACCATCGTTAACCCGGGAGACGAAGTGCTTGTGCCGGACCCGTGTTTCCCCAACTATCTGGGCCAGATTATGATCACCAAGGCAAAACCGGTAACGGTTCCTGTCTATGAAGAAAATGACTATAAAATTCAGGCAGAGGATATTGAAAAGGCCATAACCCCCAAAACCAAGGCGATTATTCTCAATTCCCCGAGCAACCCTCTTGGTTCCATACTGGAAGAAGAGGATGTGAGAGCAATCGCCAGGGTTGTTGAAAAATACAATCTGTATGTTTTCTCAGATGAAGTCTATGACAAAATCATTTACGACGGGCACAAGCACTTTAGTATGGCGCAGATACCAGAACTGACAGACCAGGTTATGGTCATGAACAGTTTTTCAAAAGCCTATGCCATGACAGGATGGCGTATTGGCTATCTGCTGGCAGACAGCGCGCTGACAAAAAGAATGGCCCAGATACAGGAAGGCATGGTGTCCTGCGTGTCCACCTTTACACAGGTGGCTGCCATCGAAGCGCTGAAGGGTCCCCAAACCGCAGTGCAGCAGATGATTGCAGACTACACCAGACGCCGTGAGATTTTAATTGACGGCCTCAACGCGATTCCAGGATTTAGTGTAAAAAAATCTCCAGGCAGCTTCTACGCATTTGCCAACATTAAAGCCTTTGGAAAAACATCACAGGCCTTTGCTGAAGACCTGGTCCGCGAGGCGAAGGTCATCACCGTGCCGGGTTCTGCTTTCGGCAGCATGGGTGAAGGCTATATGCGCTTTGTCTTTGCGAATTCAGACGAAAATCTGAAGGAAGCCCTTCAGCGAATTGACGCATACGTTAAGAAAAACTATTAA
- a CDS encoding glutamate mutase L, which produces MEYSILFDFGSTFTKAAVICKEEKTVVFTTRHPSTVREDARIAMEACLSDIRKAIGESAVRGAEKYASSSAAGGLRIAVVGLTYNLSISAGRNAAFGAGAKIIHVSSGALTREEIEKIEALPAEMILLCGGYENGNQTIIRHNAEMIAQSQISCPVIYGGNSQIAQEIRAKLLQNKKECFQAPNIIPQVGVLDIDVAEEIIRHLFMNRIVDMKGLGDIIKLVDGPIVPTPAAVLDAGLLMSQGTTGHDGLGELMLVDIGGATTDIHSYAEHTSYEGARLVGADEPYARRTVEGDLGMRESSDVLVRELGMEFFANEIGVSGELLEKSISNRVNNTKFLPDTSLEKRIDQIIAESAAYLAARRHAGVIEHKSSNYCRRMQHGKNLTHVRTIIGTGGPIINSENPEAILKHVLRREKGEKDALLPSTGNFVVDRDYILYAVGLLSYVDKNLAFAVGMNSIIKK; this is translated from the coding sequence ATGGAGTATAGTATTTTATTCGATTTTGGAAGTACCTTTACGAAGGCGGCAGTGATCTGTAAGGAGGAGAAGACAGTGGTCTTTACCACCCGCCATCCGTCAACTGTGAGAGAGGACGCGCGGATTGCCATGGAAGCGTGTCTTTCGGATATCCGAAAAGCCATTGGTGAAAGCGCGGTCCGCGGCGCTGAGAAGTACGCTTCCAGCAGCGCAGCGGGCGGCCTTCGGATCGCGGTGGTTGGCTTAACCTATAACCTGAGCATTTCTGCGGGAAGAAATGCGGCCTTTGGCGCAGGGGCTAAAATCATCCACGTATCAAGCGGCGCATTGACGCGCGAAGAGATTGAAAAAATAGAGGCGCTGCCAGCCGAGATGATTCTGCTGTGCGGCGGCTATGAAAATGGTAATCAGACGATTATCAGGCACAACGCAGAGATGATCGCCCAGAGCCAGATCAGCTGTCCGGTTATTTATGGCGGGAACAGCCAGATTGCGCAGGAGATTCGCGCGAAGCTGCTGCAAAATAAAAAGGAATGTTTTCAGGCGCCCAATATTATTCCTCAGGTCGGGGTTTTGGATATTGATGTGGCCGAAGAGATTATCCGCCATCTGTTTATGAACCGTATTGTGGATATGAAGGGACTCGGCGATATTATCAAGCTGGTTGACGGCCCCATTGTTCCGACACCGGCAGCGGTTTTGGACGCGGGCCTTCTGATGTCTCAGGGGACCACGGGGCATGACGGCCTTGGCGAGTTAATGCTTGTGGATATCGGAGGCGCGACAACGGACATACATTCCTACGCGGAGCACACCTCCTATGAGGGGGCAAGGCTTGTAGGCGCAGACGAGCCTTATGCCAGAAGGACCGTTGAGGGCGACCTGGGAATGCGCGAGTCGTCCGATGTGCTGGTGCGTGAGCTGGGAATGGAATTTTTCGCAAATGAAATAGGAGTATCGGGGGAGTTGCTTGAAAAGTCCATATCGAACAGAGTGAACAATACTAAATTTCTGCCGGACACTTCCCTTGAAAAACGCATTGACCAGATCATTGCTGAGAGCGCTGCATACCTGGCGGCCAGACGGCACGCGGGTGTCATTGAGCATAAAAGCAGCAATTACTGCCGCAGGATGCAGCATGGAAAAAATTTAACGCATGTGCGGACCATTATCGGCACAGGCGGTCCGATTATTAACAGTGAAAATCCTGAGGCTATCCTGAAGCATGTTCTCAGGAGGGAAAAGGGAGAGAAGGACGCGCTGCTTCCTTCGACAGGTAATTTTGTGGTGGACCGGGATTATATTCTATATGCAGTGGGTCTGCTGAGCTATGTTGATAAAAATTTGGCGTTTGCTGTTGGAATGAACAGTATTATAAAAAAATAA
- a CDS encoding GntR family transcriptional regulator, with protein sequence MKEEYKEEKSLTEQVYSKIKERILTLDYPPGTAITEANLAEEFSVSRMPVHIAIQKLTNEGWIETGFRKKVYVKGISVKDVREIYEIREILEVKALDTIFEKKLNWDFSFKLEEKFVRMKASYHDYYAFEYADSEVHRTMVSVLDNKRIDQIYLNLQDELVRIMVLIFKYRKRDNDYAKQVIESMRKIIIGIRENHYDDALYQLKNEHLASGVEEALEAVDFYNERIM encoded by the coding sequence ATGAAAGAAGAATATAAAGAAGAAAAGTCACTAACGGAGCAAGTATACTCAAAAATCAAGGAAAGGATACTGACACTTGATTATCCACCAGGGACTGCCATTACTGAAGCAAATCTGGCTGAGGAATTTTCAGTAAGCCGTATGCCGGTTCATATCGCGATCCAAAAATTAACCAATGAGGGATGGATTGAGACAGGCTTCCGCAAAAAAGTTTATGTGAAGGGAATTTCAGTAAAGGATGTAAGGGAGATTTACGAAATCCGGGAGATTCTGGAGGTCAAGGCTCTGGACACCATTTTTGAAAAAAAGTTGAATTGGGATTTTTCATTTAAGCTTGAAGAAAAATTTGTCCGTATGAAGGCCAGTTACCATGATTACTATGCCTTTGAATATGCGGACAGCGAGGTACACCGAACAATGGTCAGTGTTTTAGACAATAAAAGGATTGATCAGATTTACCTCAACCTTCAGGATGAGCTTGTGAGAATTATGGTTTTGATTTTTAAATACCGCAAAAGGGATAATGATTATGCAAAACAGGTCATTGAAAGTATGAGGAAAATCATCATAGGTATCAGGGAGAATCATTATGATGATGCGCTATACCAATTGAAAAATGAACACCTTGCCTCTGGGGTTGAAGAGGCGTTGGAAGCAGTTGATTTTTATAATGAGAGAATCATGTAA
- a CDS encoding IclR family transcriptional regulator yields the protein MRNTAKNENNTAAKAKSAEKETSFSKSILKTLSILEQYSKADELGIKELSESTGIPASTVQRIVNTLVMKQYLVQNPHTLKYQLGIAFFNISSRYSNSRDWVEVAKAHMEEQVEKTQETVNLAILQGKSVIYLTKVDSPHILRPNFTVGTAYPALNTALGRCLLAYQPWDKVERMIRLQPNFNKDINEFHEMLEEVERNGYATEDEEFQPGLFCIAAPVWDANDRVVAAISTSIPKIRLDESNKENIIGMMQSTASQISLDLKKRFTYIDVDKLSSTIR from the coding sequence GTGAGAAATACGGCTAAAAATGAAAATAATACAGCGGCAAAAGCGAAATCCGCAGAAAAGGAAACCTCATTTTCAAAATCGATCCTGAAAACCCTGAGCATTTTGGAACAATATTCCAAAGCGGATGAGCTTGGAATCAAAGAGCTCAGCGAGAGTACGGGAATCCCTGCCAGCACCGTGCAGCGAATCGTAAACACCCTTGTTATGAAACAGTATCTGGTGCAAAATCCGCATACTTTAAAATATCAGCTGGGCATTGCGTTTTTTAATATCAGCAGCCGTTATTCCAACAGCCGTGACTGGGTAGAGGTAGCCAAAGCGCATATGGAAGAACAGGTCGAAAAAACGCAGGAAACCGTCAATTTGGCTATTTTGCAGGGAAAGAGCGTCATTTATCTGACCAAGGTGGACTCCCCGCATATTCTGCGTCCCAATTTTACAGTAGGTACAGCCTATCCTGCGCTCAATACCGCTCTTGGCAGATGCCTGCTGGCATATCAGCCGTGGGATAAAGTCGAGAGAATGATCAGGCTGCAGCCGAATTTTAATAAGGATATCAACGAATTTCATGAAATGCTGGAGGAAGTCGAGCGGAATGGCTATGCGACAGAGGATGAGGAGTTTCAACCTGGCCTTTTTTGCATCGCTGCCCCGGTATGGGATGCGAATGACCGCGTTGTCGCGGCAATCAGCACGAGTATCCCGAAAATAAGACTGGATGAAAGCAATAAAGAGAATATTATAGGTATGATGCAGTCTACAGCATCTCAGATTTCACTGGATTTGAAAAAGAGATTTACATATATTGATGTAGATAAGCTATCCTCAACAATCCGTTAA